The Apium graveolens cultivar Ventura chromosome 11, ASM990537v1, whole genome shotgun sequence genome has a window encoding:
- the LOC141697607 gene encoding two-pore potassium channel 3-like, whose amino-acid sequence MDTEPFLQNPNARLSKPSSIPSILFPVPEDDAVSSSFSFTASELKERLIFGASPTDFSTSSSFVDALNLTLNSPRLSLSHSVSADLSTTSVFIDPQSESHQNSLIDFDFKKSNLHRSKTAPAMAVINDFVNPAVAKPPQFGSSSSIVSQAVVLLILYLCLGVGIFWWNKDNFRSIETNPVVDALYFCVVTMCTIGYGDITPNSTATKLFSVMFVLIGFGFIDILLSGMVSYVLDLQENHLLRTVKVGVDQDRQSYIIDFKKGRMRIRMKVALALGVVVLCIGVGVTVMHFVEGLGWLDSLYLSVMSVTTVGYGDRAFSTMAGRVFASFWLLVSTLAVARAFLYLAEARVHRRHRKMENWVLGQDLTVSQFHAADIDNNGFVSKSEYVVYKLKEMEKVSQKDIAQICKTFDRLDAGKCGRITFADLVQSHHHES is encoded by the exons ATGGATACAGAACCATTTCTTCAGAACCCTAATGCAAGATTGTCGAAACCCTCTTCGATACCTTCGATATTGTTCCCTGTTCCTGAAGATGATGCTGTGTCTTCATCATTCTCTTTTACTGCTTCTGAGCTTAAAGAAAGACTCATTTTTGGGGCATCCCCGACAGATTTTTCGACTTCTTCTAGTTTTGTTGATGCCTTGAATTTGACCCTTAATTCCCCGAGACTTTCCCTTTCGCATTCTGTTTCTGCTGATTTGAGTACCACATCAGTTTTTATCGACCCGCAAAGTGAGAGTCATCAGAATAGTTTGATTGATTTTGATTTTAAGAAGAGTAATCTTCATCGCTCCAAGACTGCCCCGGCTATGGCTGTGATTAATGATTTTGTGAACCCTGCTGTGGCGAAACCACCTCAATTTGGTTCGTCTTCTTCGATTGTTTCTCAGGCTGTTGTGTTGTTGATTTTGTATTTGTGTCTTGGCGTGGGTATATTTTGGTGGAATAAAGATAATTTTAGGTCGATTGAAACAAATCCGGTTGTCGATGCTTTGTATTTTTGTGTTGTGACAATGTGTACGATTGGTTATGGTGATATTACTCCAAATAGTACTGCGACGAAATTGTTTTCGGTTATGTTTGTGTTGATTGGGTTTGGATTTATTGATATTTTGTTAAGCGGGATGGTTAGTTATGTTCTTGATTTGCAAGAGAATCATCTTTTGAGAACTGTTAAAGTTGGGGTTGATCAGGATCGACAATCGTATATAATTGATTTTAAGAAAGGGAGGATGAGAATTAGAATGAAGGTGGCGTTGGCTTTAGGAGTTGTGGTTCTCTGTATTGGAGTTGGAGTTACTGTTATGCATTTTGTTGAAGGTCTTGGATGGTTGGATTCGTTGTATCTTTCGGTTATGTCGGTTACTACTGTTGGATATGGAGACAGAGCGTTTTCCACTATGGCTGGTCGGGTTTTTGCATCATTTTGGTTGCTTGTTTCTACACTTGCTGTTGCTCGAGCATTTCTTTACCTAGCAGAGGCTAGAGTGCATAGGCGTCACAGGAAGATGGAAAATTGGGTGCTTGGTCAGGATTTGACTGTTTCTCAGTTTCATGCAGCGGACATTGACAATAATGGTTTCGTGAG TAAATCGGAATATGTTGTATACAAGCTTAAAGAGATGGAGAAAGTATCTCAGAAAGACATCGCACAGATCTGCAAAACCTTTGATCGCCTAGATGCTGGAAAATGTGGACGAATCACCTTCGCAGATCTTGTGCAAAGCCATCATCACGAGAGTTAG